The following coding sequences lie in one Cannabis sativa cultivar Pink pepper isolate KNU-18-1 chromosome 5, ASM2916894v1, whole genome shotgun sequence genomic window:
- the LOC115715930 gene encoding CEN-like protein 1: protein MSSSSVFKPFSEDLSVDLTLERIVGDVVDNFIPTVKMTVIYNSNRQLINGHELTPSLFISKPLVEIGGEDMRTSYTLIMTDPDAPSPSDPYLKEHLHWIVTDIPGTTNVLFGKEIVSYEAPKPMVGFHRFVFILFKQRGRQTVRPPTMRDCFNTRAFSQDNNLGLPVAAAYFNAQKETASRSRK, encoded by the exons ATGTCGTCAAGTTCAGTCTTCAAACCTTTCAGTGAGGATCTAAGTGTCGATTTAACTTTGGAAAGAATAGTAGGAGATGTGGTGGATAATTTTATCCCTACTGTAAAAATGACTGTCATTTATAATTCCAACAGGCAACTTATCAATGGTCATGAGCTCACACCTTCTCTTTTTATCTCTAAACCTCTAGTTGAGATTGGAGGAGAAGATATGAGAACATCTTATACACTT ATTATGACAGATCCAGATGCCCCAAGTCCTAGTGATCCCTACTTAAAAGAACACCTTCACTG GATAGTCACAGACATCCCTGGTACAACTAATGTGTTGTTTG GAAAGGAAATTGTGAGTTATGAAGCTCCAAAACCAATGGTGGGGTTTCATAGATTTGTGTTCATCTTATTTAAGCAGAGAGGAAGACAAACTGTGAGGCCTCCAACTATGAGAGACTGTTTCAACACAAGGGCATTTTCTCAAGACAATAATCTGGGCCTCCCAGTTGCTGCAGCATACTTCAATGCACAGAAAGAGACTGCTTCTAGATCAAGAAAATAA